One segment of Yersinia kristensenii DNA contains the following:
- the acnB gene encoding bifunctional aconitate hydratase 2/2-methylisocitrate dehydratase produces MLEEYRKHVAERAAEGIVPKPLDASQMAALVESLKNPPAGEEEFLLDLLINRVPPGVDEAAYVKAGFLAAIAKGEAHSPLINAEKAIELLGTMQGGYNIHPLIDALDNEKLAPIAGKALSHTLLMFDNFYDVEEKAKAGNPHAKKVMQSWADAEWYLSRPALAEKITVTVFKVTGETNTDDLSPAQDAWSRPDIPLHALAMLKNAREGIHPDQPGSIGPIKQIEELNKKGFPLAYVGDVVGTGSSRKSATNSVLWFMGDDIPYVPNKRGGGVVLGSKIAPIFFNTMEDAGALPIEVDVSNLNMGDVIDIYPYLGEVRHHDSGEILATFELKTDVLLDEVRAGGRIPLIVGRGLTTKARESLGLPVSEVFRIAKPVAKSNKGFSLAQKMVGRACGVAGVRPGEYCEPKMTSVGSQDTTGPMTRDELKDLACLGFSADLVMQSFCHTAAYPKPVDVTTHHTLPDFIMNRGGVSLRPGDGIIHSWLNRMLLPDTVGTGGDSHTRFPIGISFPAGSGLVAFAAATGVMPLDMPESVLVRFKGKMQPGITLRDLVHAIPYYAIQEGLLTVEKQGKKNIFSGRILEIEGLPELKVEQAFELADASAERSAAGCTIKLDKAPIIEYLQSNIVLLKWMIAEGYGDRRTLERRVNGMESWLANPNLLEGDADAEYAAVIEIDLAEITQPILCAPNDPDDARLLSDVANSKIDEVFIGSCMTNIGHFRAAGKLLDQHKGQLPTRLWVAPPTKMDAAQLTEEGYYSVFGKSGARIEIPGCSLCMGNQARVADGATVVSTSTRNFPNRLGNGANVYLASAELAAIASLLGRLPTPDEYQTYMAQVDKTAEDTYRYLNFDQLSQYTDKADGVIFQTAV; encoded by the coding sequence GTGCTAGAAGAATACCGTAAGCACGTAGCCGAGCGTGCTGCTGAGGGTATCGTCCCTAAGCCATTAGATGCGTCACAAATGGCCGCGCTGGTTGAATCATTAAAAAATCCGCCTGCGGGCGAAGAAGAATTCCTGTTAGATCTGCTGATTAACCGCGTCCCCCCCGGTGTTGATGAAGCAGCCTATGTTAAAGCCGGTTTCCTGGCGGCCATTGCCAAGGGCGAAGCCCACTCTCCCCTGATTAACGCCGAAAAAGCGATTGAACTGCTTGGTACCATGCAGGGTGGCTATAACATTCATCCACTGATTGATGCATTAGATAATGAAAAGCTGGCACCGATTGCGGGCAAAGCGTTATCTCATACCTTGCTGATGTTTGATAACTTCTACGATGTGGAAGAAAAAGCCAAAGCGGGCAACCCCCACGCCAAGAAAGTCATGCAATCTTGGGCAGATGCCGAATGGTATCTTTCCCGCCCGGCGTTGGCAGAAAAAATCACTGTCACCGTGTTTAAAGTGACCGGTGAAACCAACACCGATGACTTGTCTCCGGCTCAAGATGCTTGGTCTCGCCCTGATATCCCATTGCATGCTTTGGCGATGCTGAAAAATGCTCGCGAAGGTATTCATCCGGATCAACCGGGCAGTATTGGCCCGATCAAACAGATTGAAGAACTGAACAAAAAAGGTTTTCCACTGGCCTATGTTGGCGATGTAGTCGGTACCGGTTCGTCCCGTAAATCTGCCACTAACTCCGTACTGTGGTTTATGGGCGACGACATCCCTTACGTGCCAAACAAGCGCGGCGGCGGTGTGGTGCTGGGCAGTAAAATTGCGCCCATCTTCTTTAACACCATGGAAGATGCCGGTGCTTTGCCTATCGAAGTGGATGTCAGCAACCTGAATATGGGCGATGTCATTGATATTTATCCATATCTGGGTGAGGTTCGTCATCATGATAGCGGCGAAATACTCGCAACTTTCGAGCTGAAAACTGACGTACTGCTGGATGAAGTTCGTGCTGGTGGGCGTATCCCGTTGATCGTCGGTCGTGGCTTGACCACTAAAGCTCGCGAATCTCTGGGCCTGCCGGTCAGTGAAGTCTTCCGTATCGCGAAACCGGTTGCCAAAAGCAACAAAGGTTTCTCGCTGGCGCAGAAAATGGTGGGTCGTGCATGCGGTGTTGCCGGTGTACGCCCAGGTGAATACTGCGAACCTAAAATGACCTCGGTCGGTTCGCAAGATACCACCGGCCCGATGACCCGTGATGAGCTGAAAGACTTAGCCTGTCTGGGGTTCTCGGCTGACTTAGTGATGCAGTCATTCTGTCATACAGCGGCGTATCCGAAGCCAGTTGACGTGACCACTCACCACACGCTGCCGGACTTTATTATGAACCGTGGCGGTGTGTCGCTGCGGCCAGGTGATGGCATCATTCACTCATGGCTTAACCGTATGCTGCTGCCAGATACTGTCGGCACTGGCGGTGACTCCCACACCCGTTTCCCTATCGGGATTTCTTTCCCTGCGGGTTCTGGTCTGGTGGCTTTTGCGGCTGCAACAGGCGTAATGCCTTTGGACATGCCTGAATCGGTGTTGGTGCGTTTTAAAGGTAAAATGCAGCCGGGTATCACTCTACGTGATCTGGTGCATGCAATCCCTTACTACGCGATTCAGGAAGGCCTGCTGACGGTTGAGAAGCAAGGTAAGAAGAACATCTTCTCTGGCCGAATTCTGGAAATTGAAGGTCTGCCAGAGCTGAAAGTTGAACAGGCATTCGAGCTGGCGGATGCTTCCGCTGAGCGCTCTGCTGCTGGTTGCACCATCAAGCTGGATAAAGCGCCGATCATTGAATATCTGCAATCCAACATTGTGTTGTTGAAGTGGATGATAGCTGAAGGTTACGGCGACCGCCGTACGCTGGAGCGCCGTGTCAATGGCATGGAAAGCTGGTTGGCGAACCCGAATCTGCTGGAAGGTGATGCGGATGCGGAATATGCCGCAGTGATCGAAATCGATCTGGCGGAAATCACTCAGCCGATTCTGTGTGCGCCAAACGATCCTGATGATGCCCGCTTGTTATCTGATGTGGCTAACAGCAAAATCGATGAAGTCTTTATCGGTTCCTGTATGACCAACATTGGTCACTTCCGTGCTGCCGGTAAGTTACTGGATCAACATAAAGGTCAGTTGCCAACCCGCTTGTGGGTTGCACCACCGACTAAAATGGATGCTGCGCAGCTGACTGAAGAGGGCTACTACAGCGTCTTTGGTAAGAGTGGTGCTCGTATTGAGATCCCAGGCTGCTCTCTGTGCATGGGGAACCAGGCGCGCGTGGCAGATGGCGCTACAGTGGTTTCTACTTCCACCCGTAACTTCCCGAACCGCTTGGGCAATGGGGCGAATGTTTATCTGGCTTCGGCTGAACTGGCGGCGATTGCATCACTGCTGGGGCGTCTGCCAACTCCTGATGAATATCAAACTTACATGGCCCAGGTTGATAAGACCGCAGAAGATACTTACCGCTATCTGAATTTTGATCAGTTAAGCCAATATACGGATAAAGCTGATGGTGTGATCTTCCAAACCGCGGTGTAA